In Polynucleobacter ibericus, a genomic segment contains:
- the surE gene encoding 5'/3'-nucleotidase SurE, giving the protein MSNRQPHILISNDDGYLAPGLLALVNAVRPLGRITVIAPEQNHSGASNSLTLSRPLSIHRVAGGERDGFFFINGTPTDCVHVAMTGFLDEKPDLVISGINQGENMGEDTLYSGTVAAAVEGVMFGVPGIAFSQIDRGWNRIEDAAKAAHDVVAQMLVSALSKNHADGVATLLNVNIPNRPYADLYRWRVTRLGNRHHSQPVVVQDSPRGEKIYWIGAAGDVKEGSEGTDFHAIAEGCISITPMQLDLTHHARLAAMRANGWDRG; this is encoded by the coding sequence ATGAGTAATCGTCAACCCCACATTCTGATTTCTAATGATGACGGCTATTTAGCTCCCGGCTTATTGGCTTTGGTGAATGCAGTGCGTCCTTTGGGCCGGATTACCGTAATCGCTCCTGAGCAAAACCACAGCGGCGCCTCCAATTCTTTAACGCTTTCTAGACCACTCTCGATTCATCGAGTTGCTGGTGGAGAGCGAGATGGCTTTTTCTTTATCAACGGCACTCCTACGGATTGTGTGCACGTAGCCATGACTGGATTCTTGGATGAGAAACCTGATCTCGTGATTTCTGGGATCAATCAAGGTGAGAACATGGGTGAAGATACGCTTTACTCTGGTACTGTTGCTGCTGCTGTAGAGGGCGTCATGTTTGGAGTGCCCGGTATTGCATTCTCGCAAATAGATCGTGGCTGGAATCGGATTGAAGATGCTGCAAAAGCCGCGCATGATGTGGTTGCGCAGATGCTGGTTTCTGCATTAAGCAAAAACCATGCTGATGGCGTAGCAACACTACTCAACGTGAACATCCCAAATCGTCCTTATGCAGATCTCTATCGCTGGCGTGTTACTCGCCTCGGCAATCGTCATCATTCACAGCCTGTAGTAGTTCAAGACAGCCCTCGCGGCGAAAAGATTTATTGGATTGGTGCTGCTGGTGATGTTAAGGAAGGCTCTGAGGGTACAGATTTTCATGCTATCGCTGAAGGCTGTATCTCGATCACTCCAATGCAATTGGATTTGACGCACCATGCTCGTTTAGCTGCAATGCGTGCGAATGGATGGGATCGCGGTTGA
- the rlmD gene encoding 23S rRNA (uracil(1939)-C(5))-methyltransferase RlmD — protein MRRGDKPVNIEVTEPIKVEALDLDAQGIARLIPNEEETAQGQSGKVIFIKGALPTELVTYTITSEKARFSKAKVRNILKPAVFRAEPKCKAFGVCGGCTMQHLDIRAQVAMKQRVLEDDLQHIAKVKPEEILRPMGGPTWEYRHRARLSAVNRSIKKGTVLIGFHEGKSGYVADMLACEILPKHVSDLLPEMRKLVMGLSIVDRMPQIEIAVGEPEDALSDDPKKSKPVTALVFRNLKPLTAEDEQLLRAFADQHQVWIWLQPKGIETVAPFYPETGKLCYRLPEFEIEMPFKPADFTQVNHMMNRALVSRAIRLLEVKPTDRVLDLFCGIGNFTLPLARKAKAVLGIEGLESLTTRAKANAEHNGLVDKVSFMQSDLFLVTTETIASWGKAERWLMDPPREGAMEICKALADLHTGQSELLPERIVYVSCNPKTLARDVEILCHQAGYRLSSAGIINMFPHTSHVESMTVFDRN, from the coding sequence ATGCGTAGAGGCGATAAGCCAGTCAATATTGAAGTGACTGAGCCAATTAAAGTGGAGGCACTCGATTTAGATGCCCAGGGAATTGCGCGTCTCATTCCCAATGAGGAAGAGACTGCCCAGGGCCAGAGCGGCAAGGTGATTTTCATTAAAGGTGCATTGCCAACCGAGCTGGTGACTTACACCATCACCAGTGAGAAGGCCCGCTTCAGTAAGGCCAAAGTACGTAATATCCTCAAGCCTGCGGTATTTAGGGCTGAGCCCAAATGTAAAGCCTTTGGCGTATGTGGCGGTTGCACTATGCAGCATTTAGACATACGTGCTCAAGTAGCAATGAAGCAGCGCGTACTGGAAGATGACTTACAACATATCGCTAAAGTAAAACCAGAAGAGATCTTACGTCCAATGGGCGGCCCTACCTGGGAATATCGTCATCGTGCCCGTTTAAGTGCAGTTAACCGCTCCATTAAAAAAGGCACGGTACTGATAGGCTTTCATGAAGGCAAGAGTGGTTATGTAGCAGATATGTTGGCGTGCGAGATTTTACCTAAGCATGTATCTGATTTATTGCCAGAGATGCGAAAGTTAGTCATGGGTTTGTCCATTGTGGATCGTATGCCCCAGATTGAAATTGCGGTTGGCGAGCCAGAGGATGCGCTATCGGATGACCCTAAAAAATCGAAGCCAGTAACCGCTTTGGTGTTTCGTAATTTGAAGCCTTTAACGGCGGAAGATGAGCAGCTACTGCGAGCCTTTGCTGATCAGCATCAGGTCTGGATTTGGCTCCAACCTAAGGGCATTGAGACGGTAGCCCCTTTTTATCCAGAGACGGGCAAGCTTTGTTACCGCCTGCCTGAGTTTGAAATCGAAATGCCATTCAAACCTGCAGACTTCACCCAGGTGAATCACATGATGAATCGCGCATTGGTGAGTAGGGCGATTCGGTTGCTAGAAGTAAAACCTACGGATCGAGTGCTTGATTTATTTTGCGGCATTGGAAATTTCACATTACCTCTTGCCAGAAAAGCAAAAGCAGTTTTGGGTATTGAAGGTCTCGAGAGTTTGACGACACGTGCAAAAGCAAACGCAGAACATAATGGACTCGTTGATAAAGTCAGCTTTATGCAAAGCGATTTATTTTTAGTCACTACAGAGACAATTGCTTCGTGGGGTAAAGCAGAGCGTTGGCTAATGGATCCGCCGCGTGAAGGCGCAATGGAGATTTGTAAGGCGCTTGCTGATCTGCATACAGGGCAAAGTGAATTGTTGCCAGAGCGCATTGTGTATGTCTCCTGTAATCCCAAAACTTTAGCCAGGGATGTCGAGATCTTGTGCCATCAGGCAGGCTACCGATTGAGTAGTGCGGGGATTATTAATATGTTCCCGCATACCTCCCACGTGGAGTCTATGACCGTTTTTGACCGTAACTAA
- the ispG gene encoding flavodoxin-dependent (E)-4-hydroxy-3-methylbut-2-enyl-diphosphate synthase codes for MSSNNSLSPLPNLPLGPSPKRATRQATVAWKTNIITVGGDAPVRVQSMTNTDTADAVGTAIQVKELARAGSEMVRITVNTPEAAAAVPYIREQLDKMDVLVPLIGDFHYNGHTLLNDFPECAKALSKYRINPGNVGKGAKRDPQFAQMIEAACKYDKPIRIGVNWGSLDQELLASIMDSNAALAAPKTAQEVMIEALIQSALQSAEKAVEFGMNPNQILLSCKVSNVQDLVAVYRDLSRRSDYPLHLGLTEAGMGSKGIVSSTAAMGILLQEGIGDTIRVSLTPDPGAPRENEVIVAQEILQTMGLRNFTPMVIACPGCGRTTSTTFQELAANIQSYLRQQMPVWKKTHPGVENMNVAVMGCIVNGPGESKHANIGISLPGTGETPAAPVFVDGVKVKTLRGERIAEEFQVIVDEYVKQNYASKI; via the coding sequence ATGAGCTCTAATAATTCATTGTCACCACTGCCGAATTTACCTTTGGGACCAAGTCCTAAACGTGCAACCCGTCAAGCGACTGTTGCCTGGAAAACGAACATCATTACGGTTGGTGGTGATGCACCAGTACGTGTGCAGTCGATGACCAATACCGATACTGCAGATGCGGTAGGCACTGCAATACAGGTAAAAGAATTAGCGCGCGCTGGCTCAGAGATGGTGCGCATCACTGTGAATACACCAGAAGCCGCTGCTGCAGTTCCTTATATTCGTGAGCAGTTAGACAAGATGGATGTGTTGGTGCCATTAATTGGGGACTTTCATTACAACGGGCATACGCTCTTAAATGATTTTCCCGAGTGCGCTAAGGCGCTATCAAAGTACCGTATTAATCCTGGCAATGTGGGTAAGGGCGCCAAGCGTGATCCACAATTTGCACAAATGATTGAAGCTGCTTGCAAATACGATAAGCCCATTCGTATTGGCGTGAACTGGGGCAGCTTGGATCAAGAGCTTTTAGCCTCCATTATGGATAGCAACGCAGCTTTAGCAGCTCCAAAGACGGCGCAAGAAGTCATGATTGAGGCCTTGATTCAGTCGGCCTTGCAGTCGGCAGAAAAAGCCGTTGAATTTGGTATGAATCCCAATCAAATTTTACTTTCATGCAAAGTGAGTAATGTTCAAGACTTGGTGGCGGTTTATCGTGATCTCTCCCGTCGCTCCGACTATCCATTGCACTTGGGATTAACTGAAGCGGGCATGGGTAGCAAAGGGATTGTGTCTTCAACCGCAGCAATGGGTATTTTGTTGCAAGAGGGCATTGGGGATACGATTCGGGTTTCATTAACGCCTGATCCTGGCGCACCTCGTGAAAACGAAGTCATCGTCGCTCAAGAAATACTGCAAACCATGGGCTTGCGTAATTTCACGCCAATGGTGATTGCCTGTCCAGGTTGCGGCAGAACTACCAGCACTACCTTCCAGGAATTGGCTGCCAATATTCAGTCTTATTTACGTCAACAAATGCCAGTTTGGAAGAAAACCCATCCAGGCGTAGAGAATATGAATGTCGCTGTCATGGGCTGTATTGTGAATGGCCCAGGTGAGAGCAAGCACGCCAATATTGGTATCTCCCTGCCTGGCACAGGCGAAACCCCTGCGGCACCCGTATTTGTCGATGGAGTGAAGGTAAAAACCCTGCGTGGTGAGAGAATTGCTGAAGAGTTTCAGGTGATTGTTGATGAATACGTCAAACAAAACTATGCATCTAAGATTTAA
- the ndk gene encoding nucleoside-diphosphate kinase: MAIERTLSIIKPDAVAKNVIGKIYDRFESAGLKIVASRMAHLSQVEAEQFYGVHKDRPFFKDLVSFMISGPVMIQVLQGEGAIAKNRDLMGATDPKKAEKGTIRADFADSIDANAVHGSDAPETAAVEVAFFFPGMNVFNR, translated from the coding sequence ATGGCAATTGAACGCACCCTTTCTATTATCAAACCTGATGCTGTCGCTAAAAACGTCATCGGCAAAATTTATGACCGTTTTGAATCTGCTGGTTTGAAGATCGTTGCTTCTAGAATGGCGCACCTCTCACAAGTTGAGGCTGAGCAGTTCTACGGCGTTCATAAAGATCGTCCTTTCTTCAAAGATTTGGTGAGCTTCATGATTTCCGGTCCTGTAATGATTCAAGTATTGCAAGGCGAAGGCGCAATTGCTAAGAATCGTGACTTGATGGGCGCAACCGATCCTAAGAAGGCAGAAAAAGGCACAATCCGTGCTGACTTTGCTGACAGCATTGATGCAAATGCTGTGCACGGTTCTGACGCTCCTGAAACTGCTGCTGTGGAAGTTGCTTTCTTCTTCCCTGGTATGAATGTTTTCAATCGTTAA
- a CDS encoding peptidoglycan DD-metalloendopeptidase family protein, with translation MSHTLSKRFLIAFISASLMMLVGCSTLRTKPAGVTDRSGSSSVEATPPGYYRVKKGDTLARIALDNGQAPRDVVQWNKAVNPSFNPNVIEVGDLIVIKAPAGSKSARVVEKKSAAEKSDTPVSTPEPAKAEVVAEPGIRLSWPAKGKVVAEFSETNKGIDIAGKVGEPVLAASDGKVVYAGNSLRGYGNLVIVKHDNTYLTAYAHNSKLLVKEGDAVRKGQRIAEMGDTDANAIKLHFELRVNGKPVNPTPYLQ, from the coding sequence ATGTCACACACTTTATCCAAACGTTTCCTCATTGCATTTATATCCGCATCTTTGATGATGTTGGTGGGATGTTCTACACTGCGTACTAAGCCTGCTGGCGTGACGGATAGAAGCGGTAGCAGCTCTGTTGAGGCAACGCCACCTGGCTACTACCGAGTTAAAAAAGGGGATACCTTGGCTCGTATAGCTTTAGATAATGGCCAAGCTCCGCGCGATGTAGTGCAATGGAATAAGGCAGTCAATCCTAGCTTTAATCCGAATGTGATTGAGGTGGGTGACTTGATCGTGATTAAGGCTCCAGCAGGCTCTAAGTCTGCACGCGTGGTCGAGAAAAAGTCGGCAGCAGAAAAATCTGATACACCAGTATCAACTCCTGAGCCAGCAAAAGCAGAAGTCGTAGCTGAGCCGGGCATTCGTTTATCTTGGCCAGCAAAAGGTAAGGTCGTCGCTGAATTTAGTGAGACCAATAAGGGAATCGATATTGCCGGTAAGGTTGGCGAGCCGGTACTTGCGGCATCTGATGGCAAAGTGGTTTATGCCGGCAATAGTTTGCGCGGTTATGGCAATTTAGTTATTGTTAAGCACGACAATACTTATCTCACTGCTTATGCCCATAACAGCAAGCTCTTGGTTAAAGAAGGTGATGCTGTGCGTAAGGGGCAGCGTATTGCCGAGATGGGTGATACAGATGCCAATGCAATCAAGTTGCACTTTGAGCTCCGTGTAAATGGCAAGCCAGTGAATCCAACGCCGTATTTGCAGTGA
- the rlmN gene encoding 23S rRNA (adenine(2503)-C(2))-methyltransferase RlmN, with protein MTSPRVNLLDFDADQMAAYVAGLNEKPFRAKQLMQWIHQRGVSDINDMSDLAKSFRATLLDKVEVLSLPVIKDEHALDGTRKWLLDVGAGNAVESVFIPEDDRGTLCISSQAGCAVNCRFCSTGHQGFSRNLTSGEIIGQLWFAEHLLRNDPEAVRRVEKFPTPGWEHTGRVISNVVMMGMGEPLLNYDNVVSALRLMLDDRAYGLSRRRVTVSTSGVVPMIDRLAQDCPVALAVSLHAPNDALRDQLVPLNQKYPLRELLDACERYLPFAPRDFLTFEYCMLDGINDSDVQAKELVRLLRNIKCKINLIPFNPFPESGLKRSSAQRVNAFAGILLDAGMVATVRKTRGDDIAAACGQLAGDVVDRTRVRERAVHNAEIELTEVESDEEFDEDLNAEPKEHPIEWLKKLK; from the coding sequence TTGACCTCCCCGCGCGTAAATCTCTTAGATTTTGACGCTGACCAAATGGCGGCGTATGTCGCGGGGTTGAATGAAAAGCCCTTTAGGGCCAAGCAGCTCATGCAGTGGATACATCAACGTGGTGTATCAGACATCAACGACATGAGTGATTTAGCAAAAAGCTTTAGAGCAACATTGCTAGACAAAGTAGAAGTACTTTCTCTCCCCGTTATCAAAGATGAGCATGCACTAGACGGCACCCGTAAGTGGTTGCTGGACGTGGGCGCCGGTAATGCTGTGGAGTCGGTATTCATTCCTGAGGATGATCGAGGCACTCTGTGCATTTCTTCTCAGGCAGGCTGCGCAGTCAATTGCCGTTTTTGCTCAACTGGGCATCAAGGTTTCTCGCGCAACCTCACTTCCGGTGAAATCATCGGACAACTTTGGTTTGCAGAACATCTGCTGCGCAATGATCCAGAAGCTGTTCGCAGAGTGGAAAAGTTTCCAACGCCAGGATGGGAACATACTGGGCGCGTGATTTCGAATGTCGTGATGATGGGTATGGGTGAGCCTTTGCTCAACTACGACAACGTTGTATCCGCATTACGTTTAATGCTGGATGACAGGGCATATGGTTTATCGCGTCGACGTGTGACGGTTTCTACCTCGGGCGTAGTGCCGATGATTGATCGTCTAGCGCAAGATTGTCCAGTAGCTTTGGCGGTCTCATTACACGCGCCAAACGATGCACTGCGTGATCAATTGGTTCCACTCAATCAAAAATATCCTTTGCGTGAGTTACTTGACGCCTGTGAGCGTTACCTACCATTTGCACCAAGAGACTTCTTAACCTTTGAATATTGCATGCTCGATGGCATCAATGATTCGGACGTTCAAGCAAAAGAATTGGTACGCCTGCTCAGAAACATCAAGTGCAAGATCAACCTCATTCCCTTTAATCCTTTCCCAGAATCTGGCCTCAAGCGTTCATCAGCGCAACGAGTAAACGCCTTCGCTGGCATTTTGTTGGATGCAGGTATGGTGGCTACAGTTCGCAAGACCCGAGGTGATGACATCGCTGCGGCTTGTGGTCAATTAGCAGGAGATGTAGTGGATCGCACGAGAGTGCGTGAGCGTGCCGTACACAATGCAGAAATTGAACTCACAGAGGTTGAATCTGATGAAGAGTTTGATGAAGACCTCAATGCGGAGCCAAAAGAGCATCCGATTGAATGGCTCAAAAAGTTAAAGTAA
- a CDS encoding efflux RND transporter permease subunit, with protein sequence MSVFTSFIRGVVEKRALVIFASIVLLGLGMLSLSKLPIQPYPGVAPLTIQAISQWPGRSTTEVEQQVTIPVENALAGIPGLQAFRSVSLFGLSVVTLKFNDTADPFKARQTFLANLANVAFPSGVTSSISPDSDATGEIMRYEVRSDYASSTLLKTLQNYEIYKELKQTPGVADVSSFGGKVRQYQVIVSPESMQAKGISVNQLIAALTNANSNTGGGLLPSGEQQFVVRGVGLLKNIDDIKQVVITINNGVPIHIGDVARVEIGNAPRLGMFQFNDNPDSVEGIVYLRRGENATEVLARVRNTVDNINKHVLPPGIEVKPFYDRQVLLDITVGTVKHTLFFGISLVLAVLFFFLGNIRAAAVVAAVIPLALCVSFIQMHLWSVPANLISLGAIDFGVIVDSAVILTENVMRHLEEGGKRLNQSIILATSEVQRAMIYSTGIIIVAYSPLFFMGGVEGIIFKPMAFTMGFALIAAMILSLTFLPAMISLVFGENLHHKPPSFITKILDSYKPLLRRWMDRPLTIFSVAVFVLGITLLSMTRLGTAFLPTLEENNIWLRVTLPNTVDLDYSVKIANQLRETFMAQPEIEKVAAQIGRPDDGTDSTGVFNQEYGLYLKSPDKMPSGSSKKDLIAHLEVELNKIPGVTYSFSQYIQDNVNEALSGVKGENSVKIYGTDLEVLDQKAHEVIDQLKKVRGVADEGILKELGQPTLNIQIDREKAARYGINVNDIQTVVANAIGGAAVTNLLEDEKTFGIAVRLNEGSRNDVADIGHLLVEAPDGTKIPLSMVATVRLTDGPFFIYREAGKRYIAIKFSVRNRDLGSAVEDAQFLVEKNITLPPNYSISWDGQFNQMKQAQKKLMLIVPLALMGIFLLLVSAFGNFRDAFIVMINVPFAAIGGVIALHLAGETLSISAFFGFLSLFGIAIQDGVILISFINKTAATEHGQMKDIMVEGASLRVRPVLMTAALSGLGLLPAALSHSIGSEAQRPLALVIVGGMVTTTILTLLVLPVIYGWFRARALTPASNI encoded by the coding sequence GTGAGCGTTTTCACCTCCTTTATTCGAGGGGTAGTTGAAAAGCGCGCGCTTGTCATTTTTGCGTCAATCGTACTGCTGGGCTTAGGCATGCTCAGTTTAAGTAAGTTACCAATTCAGCCATATCCAGGTGTAGCTCCATTAACGATTCAAGCCATCTCACAATGGCCTGGAAGAAGTACTACCGAAGTTGAGCAGCAAGTCACTATTCCGGTTGAGAATGCTTTGGCTGGTATCCCGGGCTTACAAGCTTTCCGCTCCGTATCCCTGTTTGGTTTATCGGTAGTCACTCTCAAATTTAACGACACTGCTGATCCTTTTAAAGCGCGTCAGACTTTTTTAGCAAACTTAGCAAATGTTGCTTTTCCATCGGGCGTCACCTCAAGTATTAGCCCTGACTCAGATGCAACAGGCGAGATCATGCGTTACGAGGTGCGTTCAGACTATGCATCTTCAACTCTACTGAAGACTCTGCAGAACTATGAGATCTACAAAGAGCTCAAGCAAACTCCGGGTGTAGCTGATGTATCTTCTTTCGGCGGCAAGGTACGTCAATATCAAGTCATTGTCAGCCCAGAAAGCATGCAGGCCAAGGGCATCTCTGTTAATCAGTTGATTGCTGCCTTAACCAATGCAAATAGTAATACCGGTGGCGGACTATTACCGAGTGGTGAACAGCAATTTGTGGTCCGTGGGGTAGGCCTCCTCAAGAATATTGACGATATCAAGCAGGTCGTTATTACCATCAATAATGGTGTACCGATTCATATTGGGGATGTAGCTAGGGTGGAAATTGGTAATGCTCCACGCTTGGGTATGTTCCAGTTCAATGACAATCCAGATTCTGTAGAAGGGATTGTGTATCTACGCCGTGGTGAGAATGCTACTGAAGTTTTGGCGCGCGTTCGCAACACGGTAGACAACATTAATAAACACGTACTGCCCCCTGGTATTGAAGTAAAGCCTTTCTATGATCGTCAGGTTCTGTTGGACATTACTGTCGGTACCGTAAAACATACTTTGTTCTTCGGTATTTCTTTGGTGCTGGCAGTGCTGTTCTTCTTCTTAGGTAATATTCGTGCGGCTGCCGTAGTAGCTGCGGTCATTCCCTTAGCACTGTGTGTTTCGTTTATTCAGATGCACTTGTGGAGTGTGCCAGCCAATCTGATCTCCTTGGGTGCTATCGACTTTGGCGTGATTGTTGACTCAGCCGTGATTTTGACGGAGAACGTCATGCGTCACCTGGAAGAGGGCGGCAAGCGCTTAAACCAAAGCATTATTCTCGCAACGAGTGAAGTACAGCGAGCGATGATTTATTCCACGGGCATCATCATCGTCGCCTACTCACCATTGTTCTTCATGGGCGGTGTTGAGGGCATTATCTTTAAGCCAATGGCCTTTACGATGGGCTTTGCTTTGATTGCTGCAATGATTCTCAGTTTGACATTCTTGCCGGCAATGATTTCATTGGTCTTTGGTGAGAATCTACACCATAAGCCACCATCTTTTATTACCAAGATCTTGGATAGCTATAAGCCTTTGCTGAGAAGGTGGATGGATCGCCCATTAACTATTTTCTCGGTAGCAGTCTTTGTATTGGGAATTACTTTGCTCAGTATGACTCGCTTGGGTACGGCATTCTTGCCGACGCTTGAGGAGAATAATATTTGGTTGCGCGTCACTTTACCCAATACAGTTGATCTCGATTATTCAGTCAAGATTGCGAACCAATTGCGCGAAACCTTTATGGCGCAACCGGAGATTGAAAAGGTTGCAGCCCAGATTGGGCGTCCGGATGATGGTACTGACTCAACCGGTGTCTTTAACCAAGAGTATGGCTTGTATCTGAAGAGTCCTGACAAAATGCCTAGTGGGTCTTCAAAGAAAGACTTGATTGCACACTTAGAAGTTGAGCTTAATAAAATTCCAGGGGTTACCTATAGCTTCTCGCAATACATTCAAGATAACGTCAATGAGGCTTTATCAGGAGTGAAGGGTGAGAACTCCGTCAAGATTTACGGCACTGATCTTGAGGTGCTCGACCAAAAAGCACATGAAGTGATTGATCAACTCAAAAAAGTACGTGGTGTTGCTGATGAAGGTATTTTGAAAGAGTTGGGTCAACCAACCCTTAATATTCAGATTGATCGAGAGAAAGCAGCGCGTTACGGCATTAACGTAAATGATATTCAGACGGTAGTTGCCAATGCGATTGGTGGGGCTGCGGTAACCAACTTGCTCGAAGATGAAAAAACCTTCGGCATAGCAGTGCGCTTGAATGAAGGTAGTCGCAATGACGTTGCTGACATTGGCCATTTATTGGTTGAGGCCCCTGATGGCACCAAGATTCCTCTATCGATGGTTGCTACTGTTCGTTTAACGGATGGTCCATTCTTCATCTATCGTGAAGCGGGTAAGCGTTATATCGCGATTAAATTTAGTGTCCGCAATCGTGATCTCGGTAGCGCTGTAGAAGATGCCCAATTCTTAGTGGAAAAGAATATTACTTTGCCACCAAACTATTCCATTAGCTGGGACGGTCAGTTCAATCAAATGAAGCAAGCGCAGAAGAAGCTAATGCTGATCGTGCCATTAGCTTTGATGGGCATTTTCTTGTTGCTGGTAAGTGCGTTTGGCAACTTCCGCGATGCCTTCATTGTGATGATCAATGTACCGTTTGCTGCAATTGGTGGCGTCATTGCTCTGCACTTAGCAGGTGAGACCTTAAGTATTTCAGCATTCTTTGGATTCTTATCGCTGTTTGGTATTGCGATTCAGGATGGCGTGATTCTCATTTCCTTTATTAATAAGACGGCTGCCACTGAGCATGGGCAGATGAAAGACATCATGGTTGAGGGTGCATCCTTGAGGGTACGTCCGGTATTAATGACTGCAGCCCTCTCTGGCTTGGGTCTCCTGCCAGCAGCCTTATCGCATTCGATTGGTTCTGAGGCGCAACGTCCATTAGCCTTGGTGATTGTGGGTGGCATGGTAACTACTACTATTTTGACTCTCTTAGTGTTACCTGTCATTTATGGTTGGTTTAGAGCCCGTGCTTTAACTCCAGCCAGTAATATATAA
- a CDS encoding 3'-5' exonuclease, producing MATVLVFDIETIPDVAGLRRLEDFPESMSDSEVAAKAMADRAAKTGSEFLPLFLQKIVAISCVIRRTTKEGLPQIKVGTLGTPQDDEKVLIQAFFDLVEKYTPQLVSWNGSGFDLPVLHYRALANHVQAPRYWEMGESQDSDSREFKWNNYISRYHMRHLDIMDLLAKFNGRANAPLDGLAKLCGFPGKMGMDGSQVWPAYQDGKINDIRRYCETDVVNTYLMYCRFQLLRGGFSHDEYQEEIDYVKAYLEKEAKEPNGGQWQEYLQGFAPDA from the coding sequence ATGGCCACTGTTCTTGTTTTTGACATTGAAACGATTCCTGACGTAGCGGGTCTGCGTCGTTTGGAAGATTTTCCGGAGTCAATGAGTGATTCTGAAGTAGCTGCTAAAGCCATGGCTGATCGTGCTGCTAAAACGGGTAGTGAATTTCTACCCCTATTTCTGCAAAAGATTGTGGCTATCTCCTGCGTGATTCGGAGAACGACTAAAGAAGGTTTGCCACAAATTAAAGTCGGCACACTTGGAACTCCACAAGATGATGAGAAGGTGTTGATCCAAGCCTTCTTTGATCTAGTAGAAAAATACACTCCTCAATTGGTGTCATGGAACGGTAGCGGTTTTGACTTGCCGGTTCTACACTATCGAGCTTTAGCAAATCATGTGCAAGCTCCACGTTATTGGGAGATGGGTGAGAGCCAGGATTCTGATAGCCGAGAATTTAAATGGAACAACTACATCAGTCGTTATCACATGCGTCATCTCGATATTATGGATTTGCTGGCTAAATTTAATGGCCGTGCAAATGCGCCCCTGGATGGCTTAGCTAAGCTCTGCGGCTTTCCCGGAAAAATGGGGATGGATGGTAGCCAAGTATGGCCGGCTTATCAGGATGGCAAGATTAATGACATCCGCCGTTATTGCGAGACTGATGTTGTCAATACGTATCTCATGTACTGTCGCTTTCAGTTGTTGCGCGGCGGCTTTTCTCATGACGAATATCAAGAAGAAATTGATTATGTAAAAGCCTATCTCGAAAAAGAGGCTAAAGAACCCAACGGTGGTCAGTGGCAAGAATATCTCCAAGGTTTTGCACCGGATGCGTAG
- a CDS encoding Bax inhibitor-1 family protein: MSDLNSYGFGQTGSISTVQIRNRVLRNTYALLALSMVPTVIGAWLGVAMGLDLFSGSPFIGFIVFMAVAFGFFWAIEKNKDTGVGVLLLLGFTFFMGIMMSRLVGYTLNSYSNGATLIMLSFGGTAAIFATMATIATVSKSDFAGMGKWLMVGVLLLIVASLANIWLQLPALMLTVMVLAIAIFSAFILVDVQRVINGGETNYIMATLAIYLDVYNVFTNLLALLGIVGGNRD; encoded by the coding sequence ATGAGTGATCTGAACTCTTACGGCTTTGGCCAAACCGGCTCAATTAGTACCGTCCAAATACGCAACCGCGTACTGCGCAATACCTATGCTCTGCTAGCGCTATCCATGGTGCCCACTGTCATTGGCGCTTGGCTTGGCGTTGCAATGGGCCTAGATCTATTTTCTGGCAGTCCATTTATTGGTTTCATTGTGTTCATGGCAGTTGCCTTTGGTTTCTTCTGGGCAATCGAAAAGAACAAAGACACTGGTGTGGGCGTTCTCCTACTCCTAGGCTTTACCTTCTTTATGGGCATCATGATGTCTCGCCTAGTCGGCTACACGCTTAACAGCTATAGCAATGGCGCAACCCTGATCATGCTGTCCTTCGGCGGAACTGCTGCGATCTTCGCCACTATGGCAACGATCGCTACTGTAAGCAAAAGTGATTTTGCCGGTATGGGCAAATGGTTGATGGTTGGTGTATTGCTCTTGATCGTTGCTTCATTGGCAAACATTTGGCTACAGTTACCTGCCTTGATGTTGACTGTGATGGTTCTTGCTATTGCAATCTTCTCTGCCTTCATCTTGGTTGACGTGCAACGCGTTATCAATGGTGGCGAGACCAACTACATCATGGCTACTTTAGCTATCTACCTTGATGTTTATAACGTCTTCACCAACCTGCTTGCCCTCTTGGGTATTGTTGGCGGTAATAGAGACTAA